In one window of Caenimonas aquaedulcis DNA:
- a CDS encoding AraC family transcriptional regulator, translating to MPTSSAGPSVPTPVAATPMAFARAIVAAYQRHGADPALALRQAQITPSRLQQPEGRITARQMELLSAAAMRELDDEGLGAFGRRLPWGTYGMLARASLTSPDLGVALKRWCRHHALVADDIRLSLVERGAAAAIVVEERKPAARVAPGVREFGLVHVLRNIHGLACWYVDSRVALQGASFPYPAPAHADAYRFMFPGGPLKFDARAAEIRFDARYLALPLRRDEKALRLMLQRALPLTVLQYRRDRLLVQQVRQALVNHPEASHSAQALADLLHMSPRTLHRQLKEEQASLQALKDEVRCENARDLLLRTSRPVKQVAAAVGFRSEKSFLRAFKQWTGATPAEFRARTA from the coding sequence ATGCCCACCTCATCCGCAGGGCCCTCCGTGCCGACACCCGTCGCCGCGACGCCGATGGCTTTCGCGCGAGCCATCGTCGCCGCTTACCAGCGTCACGGCGCGGATCCGGCGCTGGCGCTGCGCCAGGCACAGATCACGCCATCGCGTTTGCAGCAGCCCGAAGGCCGGATCACCGCCCGCCAGATGGAACTGCTCTCGGCCGCCGCGATGCGCGAGCTGGACGATGAAGGGCTGGGCGCGTTCGGCCGCAGGCTGCCCTGGGGCACCTACGGCATGCTCGCGCGCGCGTCGCTCACCTCGCCCGACCTCGGCGTCGCGCTCAAGCGCTGGTGCCGCCACCATGCGCTGGTGGCCGACGACATCCGGCTGTCGCTGGTGGAGCGCGGTGCGGCGGCGGCGATCGTCGTGGAGGAAAGGAAGCCCGCTGCGCGTGTAGCGCCGGGCGTGCGCGAGTTCGGCCTCGTCCACGTGCTGCGCAACATCCACGGGCTCGCCTGCTGGTACGTCGATTCGCGTGTCGCGCTGCAGGGCGCGAGCTTTCCCTATCCAGCGCCCGCGCATGCCGACGCCTACCGCTTCATGTTCCCCGGCGGCCCGCTGAAGTTCGACGCGCGCGCAGCGGAAATCCGTTTCGACGCGCGCTACCTGGCGCTGCCCCTGCGCCGCGACGAGAAGGCTTTGCGTCTCATGCTCCAGCGGGCGCTCCCCCTGACCGTGCTGCAGTACCGCCGCGACAGGCTGCTGGTGCAGCAGGTGCGGCAGGCGCTCGTGAACCACCCCGAGGCTTCGCACAGCGCGCAAGCCCTGGCGGATCTCCTGCACATGTCGCCACGCACCCTGCACCGGCAGCTGAAGGAAGAGCAGGCGTCGCTGCAGGCGCTGAAGGACGAAGTGCGCTGCGAGAACGCGCGGGACCTGCTGCTGCGCACGTCGCGGCCCGTCAAGCAGGTGGCCGCGGCGGTGGGCTTTCGCAGCGAGAAAAGCTTCCTGCGCGCGTTCAAACAGTGGACGGGCGCGACGCCTGCAGAGTTCAGGGCGCGCACCGCCTGA
- a CDS encoding carbohydrate ABC transporter permease: MSARAAGHQSHASIHAWLLLLPALVLLVAFTHWPAVSTFVDSFYSTPKGSRAAVWVGLENYRAMNDDPVFWKAVRNNLWFAGATIPLSIGLALVMALWVNERIAGRAFLRMAYFTPTVLPMIAVANIWLFFYTPQYGLLEQVTGALGLPSHNWFGDQSTALACITLVAVWKEAGFFMIFYVAALQTLNPSLREAAAIEGASRWYFFRRVQWPLLMPTTLFVLVNAVINGFRMVDHVFVLTRGGPDNASTLLLYHLYEVGFKFWDTAYASAITVVLVVVLASVALFQFFVLDKRVHYK; encoded by the coding sequence GTGAGCGCACGGGCCGCAGGCCACCAGAGCCACGCGTCCATCCACGCGTGGCTGCTGCTCCTGCCCGCGCTCGTCCTGCTCGTCGCTTTCACGCACTGGCCCGCGGTCTCCACCTTCGTCGACAGCTTCTATTCCACGCCGAAGGGCAGCCGCGCCGCGGTGTGGGTCGGGCTCGAGAACTACCGGGCCATGAACGACGACCCGGTGTTCTGGAAGGCGGTGAGGAACAACCTGTGGTTCGCGGGTGCGACCATCCCGCTGTCCATCGGCCTCGCACTCGTCATGGCGCTATGGGTCAACGAACGGATCGCCGGCCGCGCCTTCCTGCGCATGGCGTATTTCACGCCCACGGTGCTGCCGATGATCGCGGTGGCGAACATCTGGCTCTTTTTCTATACACCGCAATACGGCCTGCTGGAGCAGGTGACGGGCGCGCTCGGGCTGCCCTCGCACAACTGGTTCGGCGACCAGAGCACCGCGCTCGCCTGCATCACCCTGGTGGCGGTGTGGAAGGAGGCGGGCTTCTTCATGATCTTCTATGTCGCCGCGCTGCAGACGCTCAACCCGAGCCTGCGCGAGGCCGCCGCCATCGAGGGCGCGTCGCGCTGGTACTTCTTTCGCCGGGTGCAATGGCCGCTGCTCATGCCGACCACGCTTTTCGTGCTCGTCAACGCGGTGATCAACGGCTTTCGCATGGTGGACCATGTGTTCGTCCTCACGCGCGGCGGACCCGACAACGCGTCGACCCTGCTGCTCTATCACCTGTACGAAGTGGGATTCAAGTTCTGGGACACCGCGTACGCCTCGGCGATCACGGTGGTGCTGGTGGTGGTGCTGGCGAGCGTGGCGCTCTTCCAGTTCTTCGTGCTGGACAAGCGGGTGCACTACAAATGA
- a CDS encoding MerR family transcriptional regulator, with amino-acid sequence MNPPAAAPAPPLRSIAEVERETQLPRATLRIWERRYGFPAPSRDDRGERTYPADQVEQLRLMRSLVDQGHRPARLLAAGPAEIRMLAQAAKPSQAPRSAAHAHLLRMLREHDAGAVRAELESRIGAIGLAHFVGVEMPQMNVQVGQAWSDGELEVHEEHLYSDCVYQVVRGAIAQLQKKVRPEAPQVLLTTFPQEHHGLGILMAHAMFALQRCPTVSLGVRLPVAQIVAGARAYRADLVGLSFTPTVNPSHVLRGLEELRGALPPAVRIWAGGNNPALSRREIAGVRFVRDVLAIPHLLAEDFTLPPMD; translated from the coding sequence ATGAATCCGCCCGCCGCCGCCCCTGCGCCGCCGCTGCGCTCGATCGCCGAGGTCGAGCGCGAAACGCAGCTGCCCCGCGCGACGCTGCGCATCTGGGAGCGGCGTTATGGTTTTCCCGCACCCTCGCGGGACGACCGGGGCGAGCGGACGTATCCCGCCGACCAGGTGGAGCAGTTGCGCCTGATGCGCAGCCTCGTGGACCAAGGCCATCGTCCCGCGCGGCTGCTGGCGGCGGGCCCGGCGGAGATCCGCATGTTGGCGCAGGCCGCCAAGCCGTCGCAGGCGCCCCGCAGCGCGGCCCACGCGCACCTGCTGCGCATGCTGCGCGAACACGACGCGGGGGCCGTGCGCGCCGAACTCGAATCGCGCATCGGCGCGATCGGCCTCGCGCACTTCGTCGGCGTGGAGATGCCCCAGATGAACGTGCAGGTCGGACAGGCCTGGAGCGACGGGGAGCTCGAGGTGCACGAGGAGCACCTGTATTCCGACTGCGTCTACCAGGTCGTGCGGGGCGCGATCGCGCAGCTCCAGAAAAAGGTGCGGCCGGAAGCGCCCCAGGTGTTGCTCACCACCTTTCCGCAGGAGCACCATGGCCTGGGCATCCTCATGGCGCACGCGATGTTCGCGCTGCAGCGCTGCCCCACCGTATCGCTGGGCGTGCGCCTGCCCGTCGCGCAGATCGTCGCCGGCGCGCGCGCCTATCGTGCCGACCTCGTGGGCCTGAGCTTCACGCCCACCGTGAACCCGTCGCATGTGCTGCGCGGCCTGGAAGAACTGCGGGGGGCGCTGCCGCCCGCGGTGCGCATCTGGGCCGGCGGCAACAATCCGGCGCTGTCGCGCCGCGAGATCGCCGGCGTGCGCTTCGTGCGCGACGTGCTCGCGATCCCGCACCTGCTCGCCGAAGACTTCACACTTCCACCGATGGATTAG
- a CDS encoding S1 family peptidase: MTEPLLLSTARISTFLGSRSLTGATGFFFEREGRLFLVTSRHVLIDKPSQHLPDRIQFTVHTSATNLSQVGVQSILLYEDGRSIWRQGTDSKGEIDVAVIELQQDALPAGMRIQPFTPKHLLTGFDGAEVGEPLLLVGFPLGFYDTLHHLPVVRQAVIASSFGVRFQGQGFFLTDARAHRGSSGAPVVMRDASAEGPLKYRLLGVHSSRLDMVTRDRVEDESLGLNCAWYADILLTLTEPRPEKPDPRQK; this comes from the coding sequence ATGACCGAACCCCTCCTCCTCTCCACCGCCCGCATCTCGACCTTCTTGGGGTCGCGCTCGCTCACCGGGGCCACCGGCTTCTTCTTCGAGCGCGAGGGCCGGCTCTTCCTCGTGACGAGCCGCCACGTGCTCATCGACAAGCCGTCCCAGCACCTGCCCGACCGCATCCAGTTCACCGTGCACACCAGCGCGACCAACCTGAGCCAGGTGGGCGTGCAGTCGATCCTGCTGTACGAGGACGGCAGGAGCATCTGGCGGCAGGGGACGGATTCCAAGGGGGAGATCGACGTCGCGGTGATCGAGTTGCAGCAGGACGCGCTGCCGGCAGGCATGCGGATCCAGCCCTTCACCCCGAAGCACCTGCTGACGGGGTTCGACGGCGCGGAGGTCGGCGAGCCCCTGCTCCTCGTGGGATTTCCGCTGGGCTTCTACGACACGCTGCATCACCTGCCGGTGGTGCGGCAAGCAGTGATCGCGTCGTCCTTCGGCGTGCGCTTCCAGGGGCAGGGCTTCTTCCTCACGGACGCCCGCGCGCACCGGGGCTCCAGCGGCGCACCGGTGGTCATGCGCGATGCGAGCGCGGAAGGCCCGCTCAAGTACCGCCTGCTCGGCGTCCACTCGTCGCGCCTGGACATGGTCACCCGCGACCGCGTCGAGGACGAATCGCTGGGCCTCAACTGCGCCTGGTACGCGGACATCCTGCTCACGTTGACCGAGCCCCGCCCGGAGAAGCCGGACCCCAGGCAGAAATAG
- a CDS encoding endonuclease/exonuclease/phosphatase family protein yields the protein MKLVTWNTQWCCGNDGIVSPRRIVDGARQLADFDVLCLQEIAVNYPRLRGDASGDQPAQLAALLPGFQLFFGAAVDEWEGGERRRFGNLIATRLPVAQVQHHPLPYPPDAGVRSMPRMCTVVTVTDPALGPVRIMTTHLEFYSKVQRMAQARALRELHAQYSAQAAAPPEHSSDGSPFQGKVHTGRAVLCGDFNLEAREPEYATISAEGDDAPLWDAWRLLHGKQPHPPTFRIHDRTYGPDPVACDFVFISDALKGKVRRLWLDGETQVSDHQPVAVELA from the coding sequence ATGAAGCTTGTCACCTGGAACACGCAATGGTGCTGCGGCAACGACGGCATCGTGAGCCCCCGGCGCATCGTCGACGGCGCGCGGCAGCTCGCGGACTTCGACGTGCTGTGCCTGCAGGAGATCGCGGTCAATTACCCGCGCCTGCGCGGCGACGCGAGCGGCGACCAGCCGGCGCAGCTGGCGGCGCTGCTGCCGGGGTTCCAGCTGTTCTTCGGCGCGGCGGTCGACGAGTGGGAGGGCGGCGAGCGCCGCCGCTTCGGCAACCTCATCGCAACGCGCCTGCCTGTCGCGCAAGTCCAGCACCATCCCTTGCCCTACCCGCCCGATGCCGGCGTGCGCAGCATGCCGCGCATGTGCACGGTGGTGACGGTGACCGATCCCGCGCTCGGCCCGGTACGCATCATGACGACGCACCTGGAGTTCTATTCGAAGGTGCAGCGCATGGCCCAGGCGCGGGCGCTGCGGGAGCTGCATGCGCAGTACAGCGCGCAGGCCGCCGCGCCCCCCGAACACAGCAGCGACGGCTCGCCCTTCCAGGGCAAGGTGCACACGGGCCGCGCCGTCCTGTGCGGGGACTTCAACCTGGAAGCGCGCGAGCCGGAATACGCGACCATCTCCGCGGAGGGCGACGATGCACCGTTATGGGACGCCTGGCGGCTGCTCCACGGAAAGCAGCCGCATCCGCCGACGTTCCGGATCCACGACCGCACTTACGGGCCCGACCCCGTCGCCTGCGACTTCGTCTTCATCAGCGACGCGCTCAAGGGCAAGGTCAGGCGGCTGTGGCTGGACGGTGAGACCCAGGTGTCGGACCACCAGCCGGTCGCGGTCGAGCTGGCCTGA
- a CDS encoding transglutaminase-like domain-containing protein → MNQVLPVRTTSPDTPADDPRRWLANTPLLQFDHPKIRLLGVRLGQLKASPREKAVACFNHLRSLPFGCIADSTGTSALSVLKAGMGDCHTKSTLLIALLRSQGIPARLRFVTLAPDFLHGIIDVGGQPIEHGYTEVFLDGRWHAVDSYVVDVRLAMAAKTRLQLEGRLLGYGMHREGLVSWDGKGDSFAQFAPHEQQGAPLHDWGAFDDPYQFYSSVDYVRERLSLSSRFKWLVAARVVNRRVRELRSTPVPRPG, encoded by the coding sequence ATGAACCAGGTATTGCCAGTACGGACTACCTCCCCCGACACGCCCGCTGACGATCCCCGCCGCTGGCTCGCCAACACCCCCCTGCTGCAGTTCGACCACCCGAAAATCCGCCTGCTGGGCGTGCGGCTCGGGCAGCTGAAAGCGTCGCCCCGCGAGAAGGCGGTGGCCTGCTTCAACCACCTGCGCTCGCTGCCCTTCGGCTGCATCGCGGACAGCACCGGGACTTCCGCGCTTTCGGTTCTCAAGGCCGGCATGGGCGATTGCCACACCAAGAGCACGCTGCTGATCGCCTTGCTGCGCAGCCAGGGCATTCCGGCACGCCTGCGCTTCGTGACGCTCGCGCCGGATTTCCTGCACGGCATCATCGACGTCGGCGGGCAGCCGATCGAACACGGCTACACCGAGGTCTTTCTCGACGGGCGCTGGCACGCCGTGGACAGCTACGTCGTGGACGTACGCCTTGCCATGGCGGCCAAGACGCGCCTCCAGCTGGAGGGGCGACTGCTCGGATACGGCATGCACCGCGAGGGCCTCGTGAGCTGGGACGGCAAGGGCGACTCCTTCGCACAGTTCGCGCCCCACGAACAGCAGGGCGCACCGCTGCACGACTGGGGCGCGTTCGACGACCCCTACCAGTTCTACAGCAGCGTCGACTATGTGCGCGAACGCCTGAGCCTGAGCAGCCGCTTCAAGTGGCTGGTGGCGGCCCGGGTGGTGAACAGGCGGGTGCGCGAACTGCGCAGCACCCCCGTGCCCCGCCCGGGTTGA
- a CDS encoding ABC transporter ATP-binding protein has protein sequence MSSIQLVDVAKRWGTTTALDDIQLNIASGSFCVLLGPSGCGKSTTLRIIAGLETASAGQVLIDGRDVTLLPPAQRGVAMVFQNYALFPHLSVADNIVFGLSVRKLPAAESAKRLAETAELLGLSALLDRKPSQLSGGQQQRVALARALVAQAKVCLMDEPLSNLDAQLRQEMRTELRQLQQRLGLTVVYVTHDQAEAMSMADQVVLLNKGRIEQAATPRDLYAHPATTFAAAFIGTPSMNLLRLDGGRIAGSDIPASRDAHWLGVRPESVALGGRVPATVRSVEYLGADLILHCGIGSEMLTVRTGGQADLAAGSAVLLEWADAAAHHFDSQGQRLHP, from the coding sequence ATGTCATCGATCCAGCTCGTGGATGTGGCCAAGCGCTGGGGCACGACCACGGCGCTGGACGACATCCAGTTGAACATCGCGTCGGGAAGTTTCTGCGTGCTGCTCGGGCCGTCGGGCTGCGGCAAGTCGACCACGCTGCGCATCATCGCCGGGCTGGAGACGGCCTCGGCCGGCCAGGTGCTGATCGACGGCCGCGACGTCACGCTGCTGCCGCCCGCCCAGCGCGGCGTGGCGATGGTGTTCCAGAACTACGCGCTCTTTCCCCACCTGTCCGTCGCGGACAACATCGTCTTCGGGCTCTCGGTGCGCAAGCTCCCCGCGGCGGAGTCCGCGAAGCGGCTTGCCGAGACGGCGGAGTTGCTCGGCCTGTCGGCCCTCCTCGATCGCAAGCCCTCGCAGCTCTCCGGCGGCCAGCAGCAGCGCGTGGCGCTGGCGCGCGCGCTCGTCGCGCAGGCGAAGGTCTGCCTGATGGACGAGCCGCTTTCCAACCTCGACGCGCAGCTGCGGCAGGAGATGCGCACCGAGCTTCGCCAATTGCAGCAGCGGCTCGGGCTCACCGTCGTGTACGTCACGCACGACCAGGCCGAGGCGATGAGCATGGCCGACCAGGTCGTGCTGCTGAACAAGGGACGCATCGAGCAGGCCGCGACCCCGCGCGACCTCTATGCGCACCCGGCCACCACCTTCGCCGCCGCTTTCATAGGCACGCCGTCGATGAACCTGCTGCGGCTGGACGGGGGCCGCATCGCCGGCAGCGACATCCCCGCCTCGCGCGATGCGCACTGGCTCGGCGTGCGGCCCGAATCGGTCGCGCTCGGCGGCCGGGTGCCGGCCACCGTCCGCAGCGTCGAATACCTCGGCGCCGACCTGATCCTGCACTGCGGCATCGGCAGCGAGATGCTCACGGTGCGTACCGGCGGCCAGGCCGACCTCGCCGCGGGCAGCGCCGTGCTGCTCGAGTGGGCCGACGCGGCCGCCCATCATTTCGATTCCCAGGGACAACGGCTTCATCCGTAG
- a CDS encoding carboxyl transferase domain-containing protein: MATLETQLNARSADFQANAAAMRALVEDLQVQVAKAAAGGGEAARAKHTARGKLLPRDRVQILLDPGTPFLEIGPLAAHGMYLNRDGVGDAPGAGVITGIGRVSGVDCVVVCNDATVKGGTYYPMTVKKHLRAQEIAMQNRLPCIYLVDSGGANLPNQDDVFPDRDHFGRIFYNQANMSAQGIAQIAVVMGSCTAGGAYVPAMSDETIIVKNQGTIFLGGPPLVKAAIGEIVSAEDLGGGDVHTRLSGVADHLAQNDMHALSLARQAVATLHKDKPRAVNVREPVPPKYDAREVYGVVPTDTRKPYDVREIIARIVDASEFHEFKQRFGSTLVCGFAHIEGMAVGIIANNGILFSESAQKGAHFIELCCQRKVPLVFLQNITGFMVGRKYEAEGIARHGAKMVTAVATASVPKFTVIIGGSFGAGNYGMCGRAYSPRFLWMWPNARISVMGGEQAASVLATVKRDGIEGRGGQWSAQEEAEFKQPLLDQFAHQSHPYYSSARLWDDGVIDPADTRRVLALGLAAALNVPIPEPKFGVFRM; encoded by the coding sequence ATGGCTACGCTGGAGACACAACTCAACGCCCGATCGGCCGACTTCCAGGCCAACGCGGCGGCGATGAGGGCGCTGGTCGAGGACCTGCAGGTGCAGGTCGCGAAGGCTGCCGCCGGGGGCGGGGAGGCCGCGCGCGCCAAGCACACCGCACGCGGCAAGCTCCTCCCGCGCGACCGCGTCCAGATACTGCTCGACCCGGGCACGCCGTTTCTGGAGATCGGCCCGCTCGCCGCGCACGGCATGTACCTCAACCGCGACGGCGTGGGCGATGCGCCCGGCGCCGGCGTGATCACCGGCATCGGCCGGGTGAGCGGCGTGGACTGCGTCGTCGTGTGCAACGACGCGACGGTCAAGGGCGGCACCTACTACCCGATGACGGTGAAGAAGCACCTGCGTGCGCAGGAGATCGCGATGCAGAACCGCCTGCCTTGCATCTACCTCGTCGATTCCGGCGGCGCGAACCTGCCCAACCAGGACGACGTGTTCCCGGACCGCGACCACTTCGGCCGCATCTTCTACAACCAGGCGAACATGTCCGCCCAGGGCATCGCGCAGATCGCGGTCGTGATGGGCTCGTGCACGGCGGGAGGCGCGTACGTGCCCGCGATGAGCGACGAAACCATCATCGTGAAGAACCAGGGCACGATCTTCCTGGGCGGCCCGCCGCTGGTGAAGGCGGCGATCGGCGAGATCGTTTCGGCCGAAGACCTGGGCGGTGGGGACGTGCATACGCGCCTGTCGGGCGTCGCGGACCATCTCGCGCAGAACGACATGCACGCCCTCTCGCTGGCGCGGCAGGCGGTGGCGACGCTGCACAAGGACAAGCCGCGGGCGGTGAACGTGCGCGAGCCGGTCCCGCCGAAGTACGACGCGCGCGAGGTCTACGGCGTCGTGCCGACGGACACGCGCAAGCCCTACGACGTGCGCGAAATCATCGCGCGCATCGTCGATGCGTCCGAGTTCCACGAGTTCAAGCAGCGCTTCGGCTCGACGCTGGTGTGCGGCTTCGCGCACATCGAGGGCATGGCCGTCGGCATCATCGCCAACAACGGCATCCTGTTTTCCGAGAGCGCGCAAAAGGGCGCGCACTTCATCGAGCTGTGCTGCCAGCGCAAGGTGCCGCTCGTGTTCCTGCAGAACATCACGGGCTTCATGGTGGGCCGCAAGTACGAGGCCGAGGGCATCGCGCGCCACGGCGCGAAGATGGTGACGGCCGTGGCCACCGCCAGCGTGCCGAAGTTCACCGTCATCATCGGCGGCAGTTTCGGCGCGGGCAACTACGGCATGTGCGGGCGCGCCTACTCGCCGCGCTTCCTGTGGATGTGGCCGAACGCGCGCATTTCGGTGATGGGCGGCGAGCAGGCGGCGAGCGTGCTCGCGACGGTCAAGCGCGACGGCATCGAAGGGCGAGGCGGGCAGTGGAGCGCGCAGGAGGAGGCCGAGTTCAAGCAGCCGCTGCTCGACCAGTTCGCGCACCAGTCGCACCCCTATTACTCCAGCGCGCGACTGTGGGACGACGGCGTGATCGACCCGGCCGACACGCGCCGCGTCCTGGCGCTCGGGCTGGCGGCCGCGCTGAACGTGCCCATCCCCGAGCCGAAGTTCGGCGTGTTCCGGATGTAA
- a CDS encoding ABC transporter substrate-binding protein produces the protein MQRKYFNRFLLAAGAAAAMGWPSAQAQTTEISFFYPVAVGGPIAKAIDGFATDFMKANPGIKVNPIYAGTYQETIVKALTAHKSGTPPVTSVLLSTDMFTLIDEDAIVPIDNFVKTADDKAWLGSFYKAFMMNSQTGGKTWGVPFQRSTVVMYYNKEAFKEAGLDANKPPATWAEMKDAAAKLTKKDASGKVTQWGVQIPSSGFPYWLFQTLTTGNDAILMNDAGTQVKFDDPKVIEALQYWVDLGKAGVHPPGVVEWGTTPKDFFEKKVAMMFTTTGNLTNVKANAKFDFGVAMIPGNKRKGSPTGGGNFYIFKKSTPAQQEAAFKFIKWITQPERAAEWSMDTGYVAVSEKAYGTDALRKYGRDFPPALVARDQLPVSVAEFSTHDNQRVTKALNDGLQAALTGTKSPAQAMKDAQAEADRILRAYK, from the coding sequence ATGCAACGCAAGTACTTCAACCGCTTCCTGCTCGCGGCGGGCGCCGCCGCCGCCATGGGCTGGCCCAGCGCGCAGGCCCAGACCACCGAGATTTCCTTCTTCTACCCCGTCGCCGTGGGCGGGCCGATCGCCAAGGCCATCGACGGCTTCGCCACGGACTTCATGAAGGCCAACCCCGGCATCAAGGTGAACCCCATCTATGCGGGCACCTACCAGGAGACCATCGTGAAGGCGCTGACCGCGCACAAGTCGGGCACGCCCCCCGTCACCTCCGTGCTGCTGTCCACGGACATGTTCACGCTGATCGACGAGGACGCGATCGTGCCCATCGACAACTTCGTGAAGACCGCCGACGACAAGGCCTGGCTCGGCAGCTTCTACAAGGCGTTCATGATGAACAGCCAGACCGGCGGCAAGACCTGGGGCGTGCCCTTCCAGCGCTCCACGGTCGTCATGTATTACAACAAGGAGGCGTTCAAGGAAGCCGGGCTCGATGCGAACAAGCCGCCGGCGACCTGGGCCGAGATGAAGGACGCCGCGGCCAAGCTCACGAAGAAGGACGCGAGCGGCAAGGTCACGCAGTGGGGCGTGCAGATCCCGTCGAGCGGCTTTCCCTACTGGCTCTTCCAGACCCTCACCACGGGCAACGACGCGATCCTGATGAACGACGCCGGCACGCAGGTGAAGTTCGACGACCCGAAGGTGATCGAGGCGCTGCAATACTGGGTGGACCTCGGCAAGGCCGGCGTGCACCCGCCCGGCGTCGTCGAGTGGGGCACCACGCCCAAGGACTTCTTCGAGAAGAAGGTGGCGATGATGTTCACGACCACCGGCAACCTCACCAACGTGAAGGCCAACGCGAAGTTCGACTTCGGCGTCGCGATGATCCCCGGCAACAAGCGCAAGGGCTCGCCCACCGGCGGCGGCAACTTCTACATCTTCAAGAAGTCCACGCCCGCGCAGCAGGAAGCCGCGTTCAAGTTCATCAAGTGGATCACGCAGCCGGAGCGCGCGGCGGAGTGGAGCATGGACACGGGCTACGTCGCGGTGTCCGAGAAGGCATATGGCACCGATGCCCTGCGCAAATACGGTCGCGATTTCCCGCCGGCGCTGGTCGCGCGCGACCAGCTGCCCGTGTCGGTCGCCGAGTTCTCCACGCACGACAACCAGCGTGTCACCAAGGCGCTGAACGACGGACTGCAGGCCGCGCTGACCGGCACGAAATCGCCGGCGCAGGCCATGAAGGACGCGCAGGCCGAGGCCGACCGCATCCTGCGCGCCTACAAGTGA
- a CDS encoding carbohydrate ABC transporter permease has protein sequence MSAAPTMDRAQRLAYNQPTWLDTVAAWLLALLWILPLAYAVWTAFHPTEYSTRFTLLAPLTLDNFSRAWEAAPFARYFLNTALLVAMILAVQLVLATLAAYAFARYEFRGKNVAFALVLVQLMIMPDILLVENYKTMSQLGLVDTLVAIGLPYFASAFAIFLLRQTFLGIPKELDEAARVEGATAMQTLWRVYVPLARPVYTAFALVSVSFHWNNFLWPLIVTNSVKARPLTVGLQVFSSVDQGVDWSIITAATLMTSAPLLIGFLLFQRQFVQSFMRAGIK, from the coding sequence ATGAGCGCCGCACCGACGATGGACCGCGCGCAGCGGCTCGCCTACAACCAGCCGACCTGGCTCGACACGGTCGCCGCGTGGCTGCTCGCACTGCTGTGGATCCTGCCGCTGGCCTATGCGGTGTGGACGGCCTTCCACCCGACCGAATATTCCACGCGCTTCACCCTGCTCGCGCCGCTCACGCTGGACAACTTCAGCCGCGCGTGGGAGGCCGCGCCCTTCGCGCGCTACTTCCTCAACACGGCGCTGCTGGTCGCGATGATCCTGGCCGTGCAGCTCGTGCTGGCCACGCTCGCCGCCTACGCCTTCGCGCGCTACGAGTTCCGCGGCAAGAACGTCGCATTCGCCCTGGTGCTGGTGCAGCTCATGATCATGCCGGACATCCTGCTGGTGGAAAACTACAAGACCATGTCGCAGCTCGGCCTGGTGGACACGCTGGTCGCGATCGGCCTGCCGTACTTCGCGTCGGCCTTCGCCATCTTCCTGTTGCGCCAGACTTTCCTGGGCATCCCGAAGGAGCTCGACGAAGCCGCGCGCGTGGAAGGCGCGACGGCCATGCAGACGCTCTGGCGCGTCTACGTTCCGCTCGCCAGACCGGTGTACACCGCCTTCGCGCTGGTGTCGGTGAGCTTCCACTGGAACAACTTCCTCTGGCCGCTCATCGTGACCAACAGCGTGAAGGCGCGCCCGCTCACGGTGGGCCTGCAGGTGTTCTCCTCGGTCGACCAGGGCGTGGACTGGTCGATCATCACCGCGGCGACACTCATGACATCCGCGCCCCTCCTCATCGGTTTCCTGCTGTTCCAGCGCCAGTTCGTGCAGAGCTTCATGCGCGCCGGGATCAAGTGA